The following are from one region of the Halobacteriovorax vibrionivorans genome:
- a CDS encoding methionine--tRNA ligase, with protein MTNDKNQKKNMRPKQDIPTILSRVERPKKAVVTAGMPYANGPVHIGHLAGAHVPADIYARWTKLLIGQDNVLFVCGTDDHGSTSEVAAKKLGKTTQEFIGEVHAKQSKTMERYSIGLDTYTGTSREENYEAHKELCQDFLRKMHGNGMLDKKTSEQWFDPELNMFLPDRYVQGECPNSECSNTKAYSDECDVCGKNYDPHELKNPVSTVSDATPVLKETDHWYLNMWKVTDQLIEWLDTKQKTWRKPVLQEVFGTVYPSVIFSNKSEADYKEIKGDLPKHKSRYAPGKKVVVQFENLADLETGKKQLTDKGIECELNDAWAHRAITRDVSWGIPVPTDLDEGMEGKTLYVWPESLIAPISFTKVALKKKGLDPQTYKDFWTDPDANIYQFLGTDNVFFYVLMQGAMWFGAQEDPMRQAIKGEFQQTDIFSNFHLQINGEKMSKSKGNFYTGDQLIDEMGYSADQVRYFLSTLSLSEKASNFDFEVFNAKNAFLAGPMNASFEKPISACHKQFGGVVPKGELIGKTEKETLKIVQQYTKFMAKGEYPKALGALENYARIINGLFNQYKPHDDRFDEKERTDALYSSFYILRNILIMLSPFAPETMEKLRKSLNLPESVYSIDELKNAFPENHKIGEQDVYFPAVETE; from the coding sequence TATCGGTCAAGACAATGTTCTCTTTGTTTGCGGTACTGATGATCATGGATCAACAAGTGAAGTAGCAGCAAAGAAGCTAGGAAAAACAACACAAGAATTTATTGGTGAAGTTCATGCTAAGCAGTCCAAAACAATGGAGCGCTATTCTATTGGACTTGATACATATACAGGAACATCTCGTGAAGAAAATTACGAGGCCCATAAAGAACTATGCCAAGACTTTTTAAGAAAGATGCATGGTAATGGGATGCTTGATAAGAAGACAAGTGAGCAATGGTTTGATCCTGAATTAAATATGTTCCTTCCTGATCGCTATGTTCAAGGTGAATGTCCAAATAGTGAATGTTCAAATACAAAAGCATATAGTGACGAATGTGATGTTTGTGGGAAAAATTATGATCCACATGAATTAAAGAACCCTGTTTCAACAGTAAGTGATGCAACTCCTGTTCTTAAAGAAACTGATCACTGGTATTTAAATATGTGGAAAGTGACTGACCAACTTATAGAATGGTTAGATACAAAGCAAAAGACATGGAGAAAACCAGTTCTTCAAGAAGTATTTGGAACAGTTTATCCAAGTGTGATCTTTTCTAATAAATCAGAAGCAGATTACAAAGAAATTAAGGGAGATCTTCCAAAGCACAAGAGCCGTTACGCTCCAGGAAAGAAAGTTGTTGTTCAATTTGAAAACCTAGCTGACCTTGAAACAGGTAAGAAACAATTAACTGATAAAGGTATTGAGTGTGAACTTAATGATGCTTGGGCACATAGAGCGATTACTCGTGATGTTTCATGGGGAATCCCTGTTCCAACTGACCTTGATGAAGGGATGGAAGGAAAAACTCTCTACGTTTGGCCAGAGTCTTTAATTGCACCGATTTCTTTTACAAAAGTAGCTCTTAAGAAAAAAGGACTCGATCCGCAAACTTATAAGGATTTTTGGACAGACCCTGATGCCAATATTTATCAATTCCTTGGAACTGATAATGTTTTCTTCTACGTTCTCATGCAAGGTGCGATGTGGTTTGGTGCTCAAGAAGACCCAATGAGACAAGCGATTAAAGGGGAATTCCAACAAACAGATATCTTCTCTAATTTTCACCTACAAATTAATGGTGAAAAAATGAGTAAGTCGAAAGGAAACTTCTATACTGGTGATCAATTAATTGATGAGATGGGATACTCGGCAGACCAAGTTCGCTACTTCCTTTCAACTCTAAGTCTTTCAGAGAAAGCTTCTAACTTTGATTTTGAAGTTTTCAATGCCAAGAATGCATTCCTTGCAGGTCCAATGAATGCCTCTTTTGAAAAACCAATCTCAGCTTGTCACAAGCAATTTGGTGGCGTGGTTCCTAAGGGAGAGCTTATTGGTAAGACAGAAAAAGAGACTCTTAAGATCGTTCAACAATATACGAAGTTTATGGCAAAGGGAGAATATCCAAAGGCCCTTGGTGCACTAGAGAATTATGCTCGTATTATTAACGGATTATTTAATCAGTATAAACCTCACGATGATCGCTTTGATGAGAAAGAGCGTACTGATGCTCTTTATTCAAGCTTTTATATCCTAAGAAATATTCTTATTATGCTCTCACCATTTGCCCCTGAGACAATGGAGAAATTAAGAAAGTCCCTAAACCTTCCTGAAAGTGTTTATTCGATTGATGAGCTTAAAAATGCGTTCCCTGAAAATCATAAAATTGGGGAACAAGACGTATACTTTCCAGCAGTTGAAACTGAGTAA
- a CDS encoding VOC family protein: MIKALSHLVITSSDVINISRFFTAVFEVEAHFANEDFADFVLPDKSRVAFFRPVGKAKDYFELIDNPAQVSYGVTVENVDQFYEQLMNLKSEFSFEVSGEPKDHPWGEKSFLLIDPDKNRWEITQSPSKDGHLVNLD; the protein is encoded by the coding sequence ATGATAAAAGCACTTTCTCACTTAGTGATAACATCATCAGATGTTATTAATATTTCAAGGTTTTTTACGGCCGTCTTCGAAGTTGAGGCCCATTTTGCAAATGAAGACTTCGCTGACTTTGTTCTACCAGACAAGAGTCGCGTGGCCTTTTTTAGGCCAGTGGGCAAGGCCAAAGACTATTTTGAACTCATTGATAATCCTGCTCAAGTCTCTTACGGAGTTACGGTTGAAAATGTGGACCAATTCTATGAGCAGCTTATGAACTTAAAGTCTGAGTTTAGCTTTGAAGTGAGTGGAGAGCCAAAGGATCATCCTTGGGGAGAAAAGAGTTTCCTACTCATTGATCCGGACAAAAATCGCTGGGAAATTACCCAATCTCCTAGTAAAGACGGGCACTTAGTGAATCTGGACTAA
- a CDS encoding PPC domain-containing DNA-binding protein produces MKYIKQEECYLIRLYKDEDLFSALEEFAVAEELSAGMLKGIGALKEVELGFYHLETKTYDRKEFNGDFELLSLDGNLSYLDGRPFFHIHTVLGDEDFSCKGGHLFRAKVAVTTEIYFFPITQRIERKMDEEIGLNLLSLPEAFSRCGIKG; encoded by the coding sequence ATGAAATATATCAAGCAAGAGGAATGTTATTTAATTCGTTTATATAAAGACGAAGATTTATTTTCTGCTCTCGAAGAGTTTGCAGTGGCCGAAGAGCTGTCAGCGGGAATGCTCAAAGGTATTGGGGCATTAAAAGAAGTTGAGTTAGGTTTTTATCACCTTGAAACAAAAACGTACGACAGAAAAGAATTCAATGGAGACTTCGAATTATTAAGTTTGGATGGAAACTTATCATATCTTGATGGAAGGCCATTCTTTCATATTCACACAGTATTAGGTGATGAAGACTTCTCTTGTAAAGGTGGCCATTTATTTAGAGCAAAGGTTGCAGTTACTACTGAAATTTATTTCTTTCCAATAACACAAAGAATTGAAAGAAAAATGGATGAAGAGATAGGCTTAAATTTACTTTCTCTACCAGAAGCATTTTCACGCTGTGGAATTAAGGGATAG
- a CDS encoding ABC transporter permease: MLFLAMKQLFSKKKQTFLILLGISFGTMLYVSISGIQLGFRKYIINSLLNNTAHILISGREDIIDRKLVDEWFYANQTVSWITPPYGKRSEAKLENYQGWANRLSNHPEVYDYCPRLNIQVMIKRGDLTHNLALVGTEAKRQIRVSKIADYMREGDFSSLSSGGNKIILGVKAAEEIGVRVGQFVEVVTGSLDQRSSFKVVGLLSFGDENVDKSIAFAHIEDVQKLNKTPGRISEVAVALFNMDKSGELADQWSLLSHDKVEDWREANPMFMEMIMMQDMVRYFITIAVLIVAAFGVYNVLTIMINQKRKEIAILRSIGYAPKKILELIMYQGIFLGISGGILGMILGYVVSRLVESIELNIDIGGNNHLLIDYAPSTYAISFFAALIASLIASFLPALSASRMTPIDIIRGE, encoded by the coding sequence ATGCTCTTTCTTGCGATGAAGCAACTTTTTTCAAAGAAGAAGCAAACGTTTCTAATTCTATTAGGAATAAGTTTTGGAACCATGCTCTATGTTTCAATCTCTGGAATACAACTAGGGTTTCGCAAATATATTATTAATTCTCTACTAAATAATACGGCTCATATTCTCATCTCGGGAAGAGAGGATATTATCGATCGTAAACTTGTGGATGAATGGTTTTATGCTAATCAAACGGTGAGCTGGATTACTCCTCCTTATGGAAAACGAAGCGAAGCAAAATTAGAAAATTATCAAGGTTGGGCAAATCGTCTTTCAAACCATCCTGAAGTTTATGACTATTGCCCGCGATTAAATATCCAGGTCATGATTAAAAGAGGAGACCTTACTCATAATCTGGCCCTTGTTGGTACTGAGGCAAAACGTCAAATTAGAGTAAGTAAAATAGCTGATTATATGAGAGAGGGAGACTTCTCCTCTTTATCCAGTGGTGGGAATAAGATTATTCTTGGCGTAAAGGCCGCTGAAGAAATAGGTGTACGTGTCGGACAATTTGTTGAAGTGGTTACAGGATCTCTGGATCAAAGAAGTTCGTTTAAGGTTGTAGGGCTTCTTTCATTTGGAGATGAAAATGTTGATAAGTCCATTGCTTTTGCTCATATAGAAGATGTTCAAAAGTTAAATAAAACACCTGGACGTATCTCTGAGGTCGCAGTGGCCCTCTTTAATATGGATAAGTCTGGAGAATTGGCCGATCAATGGTCTCTATTAAGTCATGATAAAGTTGAGGATTGGCGAGAGGCAAATCCCATGTTTATGGAGATGATTATGATGCAGGATATGGTTCGCTATTTTATTACGATAGCAGTACTTATCGTTGCTGCTTTTGGTGTTTATAACGTACTAACAATTATGATTAACCAAAAGAGAAAAGAGATCGCAATATTACGTTCTATCGGCTATGCGCCTAAGAAAATTTTAGAGCTCATCATGTACCAAGGAATCTTCTTAGGAATAAGTGGTGGAATTTTGGGAATGATTTTAGGTTATGTTGTCAGTAGATTAGTTGAAAGTATTGAACTTAATATTGATATTGGTGGAAATAATCATTTATTAATTGATTATGCACCATCGACATATGCTATCTCATTCTTTGCGGCCCTTATCGCTTCTTTGATAGCAAGTTTTTTACCGGCCTTATCCGCAAGCCGTATGACTCCAATTGATATCATTAGGGGAGAGTGA
- a CDS encoding 2OG-Fe(II) oxygenase yields MRTFKMKELDRLVDSLAKNRYYVSDTLINNELVRALKDEALSRFEVGEFDQARVGRQLTKRLDQHIRRDKISWISSDTNEQTNALKEYFSFLNQLKDYLNPLFYLGIRNYEGHFAFYDTGAFYKKHVDQHRGRGLRRLSVILYLNDMNDGDGGEVVLYDFNHHENVLDTIRPKEGRLLIFISEDLPHEVLTAHMPRLSLTGWMRA; encoded by the coding sequence GTGAGAACATTTAAAATGAAAGAGCTTGATAGGCTTGTCGATTCTCTAGCAAAGAATCGATACTATGTGAGTGATACACTCATTAATAACGAACTAGTGCGTGCTTTAAAAGATGAAGCACTTAGTCGTTTTGAAGTTGGTGAATTTGATCAAGCAAGAGTTGGCAGACAACTCACAAAACGACTCGATCAGCATATCCGAAGAGATAAAATCTCATGGATCTCTTCTGATACAAATGAGCAGACTAATGCCTTGAAAGAATATTTTAGCTTTCTTAACCAATTAAAAGATTATTTAAACCCTCTCTTCTATCTCGGGATTAGAAATTATGAGGGCCACTTTGCCTTCTACGATACTGGTGCCTTCTATAAGAAGCATGTTGATCAGCATCGAGGAAGAGGTTTGAGGCGTCTAAGTGTTATTCTCTATCTAAATGATATGAATGATGGAGATGGTGGAGAGGTTGTTCTCTATGATTTTAATCATCACGAAAATGTTCTTGATACAATTCGGCCAAAAGAAGGTCGACTTTTAATTTTTATCTCTGAAGACTTACCCCATGAAGTTCTGACTGCTCATATGCCAAGACTTTCTCTAACGGGGTGGATGAGAGCATAG
- a CDS encoding ABC transporter ATP-binding protein: MIRADNIVKEFGEPPQRILHDISMEIKDGEFVSIAGRSGSGKSTLLYIISSLDDPTSGHIYIDNKNVTHMSVDSVHEFRSRHIGFIFQFHYLLPELTALENILLPPRNLGLLKEYQKRARFLLEQLNIGYVANKLPSQMSGGEQQRVAIARALIMEPRYIFADEPTGNLDSTNAEVVMNILKETNEQKGTTIALVTHDRGFSKMAEREIFLVDGHVSETYTGA, translated from the coding sequence ATGATTCGAGCAGACAATATTGTTAAAGAGTTTGGTGAACCTCCACAACGCATCCTCCATGATATTAGCATGGAGATTAAAGACGGGGAGTTTGTTTCAATTGCAGGCCGTTCTGGAAGTGGAAAATCGACATTATTATATATTATAAGCTCACTAGATGACCCAACCTCAGGACATATTTATATTGATAATAAGAATGTAACACATATGAGTGTTGATTCTGTTCATGAATTTAGAAGTCGACATATTGGTTTTATTTTTCAATTTCACTATCTATTGCCGGAGTTGACTGCTTTAGAAAATATCCTACTACCTCCCCGAAATTTAGGCTTATTAAAAGAGTACCAAAAACGAGCTCGGTTTCTTTTAGAGCAATTAAATATTGGCTATGTCGCAAATAAATTGCCGAGTCAAATGTCTGGAGGGGAACAACAAAGGGTTGCAATCGCAAGGGCATTAATCATGGAGCCTCGCTATATCTTTGCAGATGAGCCTACTGGAAATCTCGATTCCACTAATGCAGAAGTGGTAATGAATATTTTAAAAGAAACTAATGAGCAAAAGGGAACAACTATTGCTTTGGTAACCCATGATCGCGGCTTTTCTAAAATGGCCGAACGAGAAATCTTTCTAGTTGATGGCCATGTCTCAGAAACTTATACTGGTGCATAA
- a CDS encoding murein L,D-transpeptidase catalytic domain-containing protein, whose translation MRLFLFSMLFMQLSILAEEVIPTSYESDPEISIECAPKDVLPEIQIILDAIDDVFEVTDNIYRGEECNFFEDFRDQGVPEDALKQALLYYRDHKNTFKNKNYISIADYSQSSTQKRFFLLNMKTGEVEYKKVSHGSGSLGGVKYSDATIKDGKVIKSSNHNGMMRRCRIPQNSRTRQKHDQWAMTRPGFFKTANFYMSASHDERVKGQRGWPTFSVNGRNYNGMRMEGLVDGVNDKAMSQGVVMHEAYYNRGKVMGRSFGCPAFVPGEGRDVMEKISNGSLYYSYVPIEGCREDHKKVLAEVEGWQQMCN comes from the coding sequence GTGAGGTTATTCTTATTTTCAATGTTATTCATGCAATTATCGATACTTGCAGAAGAGGTTATTCCAACTTCTTACGAGTCAGATCCAGAAATTAGCATTGAATGTGCCCCAAAAGATGTCTTACCAGAGATTCAAATTATTCTTGATGCAATTGATGATGTTTTTGAAGTCACAGATAATATTTATCGTGGAGAAGAATGTAATTTCTTTGAGGACTTTAGAGACCAAGGTGTTCCTGAAGATGCACTAAAGCAAGCTCTACTTTATTATCGAGATCATAAAAATACTTTTAAAAATAAGAATTATATTTCAATTGCAGACTATTCACAAAGCTCTACTCAAAAGCGCTTCTTTCTGTTGAATATGAAAACAGGAGAAGTGGAATATAAGAAAGTTTCTCATGGTAGTGGCTCACTTGGTGGCGTGAAGTATAGTGACGCTACAATCAAAGATGGAAAAGTAATAAAGTCTTCTAATCATAATGGGATGATGAGACGTTGTCGTATCCCTCAAAACTCACGAACAAGACAAAAGCATGACCAATGGGCAATGACACGTCCTGGCTTTTTTAAAACTGCAAACTTCTATATGTCTGCTTCTCATGACGAAAGGGTTAAGGGTCAAAGAGGTTGGCCAACTTTTAGTGTGAATGGGCGAAACTATAATGGCATGAGAATGGAAGGGCTCGTTGATGGAGTTAATGATAAGGCCATGTCACAAGGTGTTGTTATGCATGAAGCTTATTATAATCGAGGAAAGGTTATGGGGCGAAGCTTTGGATGTCCTGCCTTTGTTCCAGGTGAAGGTCGTGATGTAATGGAGAAAATTAGTAATGGCTCCCTCTATTACTCATACGTACCAATAGAGGGATGCCGAGAAGATCATAAGAAAGTTCTGGCCGAAGTTGAAGGCTGGCAACAGATGTGTAATTAG
- a CDS encoding mechanosensitive ion channel family protein translates to MFNHEKMISLLTEKLSLWYEAVIKNIPNLVVAFVVLIFFFYLGGVIRKGVNKVLPKISYKRSVNNLVSSIVNIVVILIGVFTALEIMGLEKTVTSILAGAGVIGIALGFAFQEIAANFVAGLLIAYREPYQLGDIIEIDTIIGQVTNIEFRITCVTTFQGLEVFIPNKDMFTKPFINYTSTPRRRVDLAVGVSYRDDLDKVEQVTKDALSSINGRIDDIPVEVFFEEFGDSSINLSARVWVHYNNGNAYFQARHEAVKTIKKFYDENGITIPFPIRTLEFGNSLDVNKG, encoded by the coding sequence TTGTTTAATCACGAAAAAATGATTTCACTTCTAACAGAGAAGCTTTCTCTTTGGTATGAAGCCGTTATCAAAAACATTCCCAATCTTGTTGTTGCCTTTGTCGTTCTTATTTTCTTCTTCTATCTAGGGGGAGTGATTCGAAAGGGAGTTAATAAAGTACTTCCAAAAATTTCTTATAAGAGATCTGTAAATAACTTGGTAAGTTCAATTGTAAATATCGTTGTCATTTTAATTGGTGTCTTTACAGCTCTTGAAATAATGGGGCTTGAAAAGACTGTTACTTCAATTCTTGCCGGTGCTGGGGTTATTGGTATTGCTCTTGGTTTTGCCTTTCAAGAGATTGCTGCAAACTTCGTAGCAGGTCTTCTTATCGCTTACCGCGAACCTTATCAATTAGGAGATATCATTGAAATCGATACTATTATCGGACAAGTTACAAATATAGAATTTAGAATTACATGTGTAACAACTTTCCAAGGCCTTGAGGTCTTTATTCCTAATAAAGATATGTTCACTAAGCCTTTTATCAATTACACAAGTACACCAAGAAGACGAGTTGATCTAGCTGTTGGTGTTTCATATCGCGATGATCTCGATAAGGTCGAGCAAGTTACAAAAGATGCCCTATCTTCAATCAATGGCCGTATTGATGATATTCCGGTTGAAGTCTTCTTTGAAGAATTTGGCGATAGTTCAATTAATTTAAGTGCTAGAGTTTGGGTTCACTACAATAATGGAAATGCATATTTTCAGGCACGTCATGAAGCTGTAAAAACTATTAAGAAGTTTTATGATGAAAATGGAATTACTATCCCATTTCCTATTAGAACACTTGAGTTTGGAAATTCTTTGGACGTTAATAAAGGCTAA
- a CDS encoding patatin-like phospholipase family protein encodes MRWNFLNTKIGVAFGGGAAKGIAHIGVLKAFEEKNIKISYVSGTSVGAIVASYYAFGKNYEDFQELAKKLNYKDSISWTIPKKGFFSTKSIREMIIKDLGDVNIEDAQIPLAICTTDISTGEQVIFHRGNLADAICASVCVPGAFIPQVIEGRTLVDGGITENVPVSPLYKMGAGIIVAVDLNGVQKYQEPDDTFAIISNAMDIAIDLRTREQIQDADIILSLDLSKYNRLNNSKCIEELINEGYRPMIDSLSSLSWYRNANYIEFLKKLIIEFLPFRIPRVISNIYKKKLSQIFIK; translated from the coding sequence ATGAGATGGAACTTTCTAAATACTAAAATTGGTGTGGCCTTTGGCGGTGGAGCTGCTAAAGGAATTGCCCACATCGGTGTACTTAAAGCTTTTGAAGAAAAAAATATCAAGATATCGTACGTATCTGGTACAAGTGTTGGCGCAATTGTCGCTTCCTACTATGCGTTTGGAAAGAATTATGAAGACTTCCAAGAGCTTGCAAAGAAACTAAATTATAAAGACTCAATAAGCTGGACTATTCCAAAGAAAGGCTTCTTTAGTACAAAATCAATTAGGGAAATGATCATCAAGGACCTGGGAGATGTAAATATTGAAGATGCACAGATCCCTCTTGCAATTTGTACAACTGATATTTCAACAGGAGAGCAAGTAATCTTTCACAGAGGAAACTTAGCAGATGCAATTTGTGCTTCAGTATGTGTGCCAGGGGCCTTTATTCCTCAAGTAATAGAAGGGAGAACCCTCGTCGATGGAGGAATCACGGAGAATGTTCCCGTCTCACCTCTTTATAAAATGGGTGCTGGAATTATCGTTGCGGTTGATTTAAATGGTGTACAAAAATACCAAGAACCAGATGATACATTTGCCATAATTAGCAATGCTATGGATATTGCAATTGACTTAAGAACAAGAGAACAAATTCAAGATGCAGATATCATCCTATCCCTGGATCTTAGTAAGTATAATCGTCTTAATAACTCAAAGTGTATTGAAGAGCTCATTAACGAAGGCTATAGGCCAATGATCGACTCACTTTCAAGTCTTTCATGGTATCGCAATGCTAATTATATCGAGTTTCTCAAAAAGCTGATCATTGAGTTTCTACCGTTTAGGATACCACGCGTTATTTCTAATATTTATAAAAAGAAACTTTCTCAAATTTTTATTAAATAA
- a CDS encoding YgaP family membrane protein — protein MKTNEGNADRILRIVAGVVLLSLVFVGPKSNWGYIGLIPLVTGLLGVCPAYKLLGLSTRKAHPTK, from the coding sequence ATGAAAACTAATGAAGGAAATGCAGATCGCATTCTTCGCATCGTAGCTGGTGTAGTCCTATTATCGCTAGTTTTTGTGGGTCCTAAGAGTAACTGGGGCTATATTGGTCTAATACCTCTCGTAACAGGGCTCTTAGGAGTATGCCCAGCTTATAAACTCCTAGGTCTCTCTACTAGAAAGGCCCATCCTACTAAGTAG
- a CDS encoding efflux RND transporter periplasmic adaptor subunit, with amino-acid sequence MKKVYIALVIIVLIAVAIGARVFYFKKNFELISPKKGDVVEAIYGLGRVESDQEFNVKIGVLSIVEKLYVKEGQSVKKGDRLISFEGRVLFKAPFDGTVTLVANKEREIVLPQFTVLTLKNLNQKYVEVSLEQDAALRVLPKQRARLVFESQSQLKYEGYVKTIYPREGEFITRIEVEGLEKSILPGMTADVVIEVGKKKDVLLIPVKAISDGKVLRMRNKKREKVDVTTGNSDGMWVEVVSGDINLDDLIFIKR; translated from the coding sequence TTGAAAAAGGTTTATATCGCATTAGTTATAATCGTTCTTATTGCAGTGGCCATCGGTGCTAGAGTCTTTTATTTCAAAAAAAACTTTGAATTAATTTCTCCTAAAAAGGGTGATGTGGTTGAGGCGATATATGGACTTGGTAGAGTGGAGTCAGATCAGGAATTTAACGTAAAGATTGGAGTGTTATCAATAGTTGAAAAGCTCTACGTTAAAGAGGGGCAAAGCGTAAAGAAGGGAGATCGTCTTATAAGCTTTGAAGGTCGGGTCCTTTTTAAAGCTCCTTTTGATGGAACAGTTACTCTTGTTGCAAATAAAGAAAGAGAAATTGTACTTCCTCAATTTACAGTTCTTACACTTAAAAATTTAAATCAAAAATACGTAGAAGTATCACTTGAGCAAGATGCTGCTTTAAGAGTTTTACCAAAACAAAGAGCAAGACTTGTTTTTGAAAGTCAGTCTCAGCTTAAGTATGAAGGCTATGTGAAAACAATCTATCCTAGAGAGGGAGAGTTTATAACACGTATTGAAGTTGAAGGCCTTGAAAAGAGTATTCTACCTGGGATGACAGCAGATGTTGTTATTGAAGTAGGAAAGAAAAAGGATGTACTCCTCATTCCAGTTAAGGCCATAAGCGATGGAAAAGTTCTTCGCATGAGAAATAAGAAACGAGAAAAAGTGGATGTCACAACTGGAAATAGTGATGGCATGTGGGTTGAGGTCGTCTCAGGTGATATCAATTTAGATGATCTTATTTTCATAAAGAGGTAG
- a CDS encoding sensor histidine kinase, translating into MKKSLLLGLKMADNIKTATSSIKEVLRIMDLCLGSFTAILSFSIFIYNLTNGLDLIGPLFILFFLIYNLVLSQISIRTSKSQLVEVFRHFTTLTFLCPLSLVLVKEPFSPFWFLYLIMIVSSSSIFFEVSRGHLYSIYATIYGILSYVIASLILIPDKPVTEIALHVWVMGMLSFLLHQILKLVDRSYRREQHKSQELFETLKDLEEAQQSLIYSSRLNAIGEMAGGIAHEINNPLTIISGSVFKLKKEMQSNSLSDEELKKNLDRISDTVKRITQIVTSLRIVSRDSSNGEKLIEVPIRDILQDALSICSERFKAHGIDLKLSLDDEEFDTLVKVDRVQLSQVFLNLLSNSYDAIEGQEDSWIRIEAFEEGKMLVIKLTDSGKGISQEHHEKIFDPFYTTKEVGKGTGLGLSISKSILEKNQGELTLDTHAKNTTLIVKVPKA; encoded by the coding sequence ATGAAGAAAAGCTTACTATTAGGACTCAAGATGGCCGATAATATAAAAACTGCGACTTCTAGTATTAAAGAAGTCCTTCGAATTATGGACCTATGCCTAGGTTCATTTACGGCCATTTTATCATTTTCAATTTTTATCTATAATCTTACTAATGGTCTCGATCTAATCGGTCCGCTATTCATCTTATTCTTTCTCATTTACAACCTTGTTCTATCTCAAATCAGTATAAGAACGAGTAAATCCCAATTAGTAGAAGTCTTTAGGCACTTTACGACGCTAACCTTTCTATGTCCTTTAAGTCTAGTCTTGGTAAAAGAGCCCTTTTCACCATTTTGGTTTCTATATTTAATCATGATTGTTTCAAGTAGCTCGATCTTCTTTGAAGTATCACGTGGCCATCTATACAGTATCTACGCGACTATTTATGGCATCCTAAGTTATGTGATTGCTTCACTTATTTTGATTCCTGATAAGCCAGTAACTGAAATAGCTCTTCATGTTTGGGTCATGGGAATGCTAAGTTTTCTTCTTCATCAAATATTAAAACTTGTTGATCGAAGTTATCGCCGAGAACAACATAAGTCCCAGGAACTATTTGAAACCCTGAAAGATCTTGAAGAAGCACAACAAAGCTTAATCTACAGCTCAAGACTTAATGCAATTGGTGAAATGGCCGGTGGGATTGCCCATGAAATTAACAATCCTCTTACGATTATTTCCGGAAGTGTCTTTAAGCTAAAAAAAGAAATGCAAAGTAATTCTTTAAGTGATGAGGAATTAAAAAAGAATCTTGATCGAATCTCAGATACAGTGAAAAGAATTACTCAAATTGTCACAAGTTTGAGGATTGTCTCAAGAGACTCTTCTAATGGAGAAAAATTAATAGAAGTGCCAATTCGAGATATTCTTCAAGATGCTCTTTCAATTTGTAGTGAAAGGTTTAAGGCCCATGGCATTGATTTAAAGCTTAGTCTTGATGATGAAGAATTTGATACTCTCGTAAAGGTTGATCGAGTTCAGCTATCACAAGTATTTCTAAACTTACTAAGTAATTCCTATGATGCCATTGAAGGACAGGAAGATTCATGGATTCGAATTGAGGCTTTTGAAGAAGGAAAAATGCTAGTTATTAAATTAACAGATTCTGGAAAAGGTATCTCACAAGAACATCACGAGAAGATATTTGATCCCTTTTATACAACTAAGGAAGTTGGTAAAGGAACAGGATTGGGACTATCAATATCAAAGAGTATTCTAGAAAAAAACCAAGGAGAATTAACCCTCGATACACACGCTAAAAATACAACCCTAATAGTGAAAGTCCCAAAAGCTTAA